In the genome of Ferrovibrio terrae, the window TCGAGCGGGTTGTCCTTGATCAAGGGATCCTGGTCGGCATTGCCGGTCACCTGACGAATGCGCTCGCTTGGCACGCCAGCCTCGATCATGGCGCGGCGCGCAGCGTTGGCGCGATCGGCCGACAGTTCCCAGTTTGAATAGGAACCCTGACCACGGAACGGCTGCGCATCGGTGTTGCCACTGATCGCCAGCTTGTTCGGCAGTTTGGAGACGGCCTGAGCCACCTGCTGCATGAGGCGGCGAGTCTTGTCGGTCATGCCCGAACTGCCCGACGGAAACATCGAGGACTGCTCTTCATCGACCAGTTGGATGCGGAAGCCTTCCGGCGTGTTGTCAAACACGATCTGCTTCGACAGTTCGGAGAGCTGCGGGTTGTCGCGGATCGCCTGGCGAATCTGGTTTTCCAGTTCGTGGAAATTCTCGGCCTCGGCCTGCGCGACGCGCTCGCGCGCGGCCTGCGCATCGATCTGCTGCAGGTCGGTGACCTGCTCGGGTCCGCCGCCGGTGCCATCCTGGTTCTGTTGGCCGGCACCGCGCTGTGCGGCGTCAGCGGGATCGGGGAAACGATCGCCCTGCGTGCCGGGCGCTGGCGGCGGCTGGCGCGCATCGGGATAGCGCTGGTCGTATTGTGGCTGGTCCGGCTGGTCGCTTTTTTCCGATGAGGGGCCGATCACTACGGTCGGCAGGCCGAAGCTGGAAATCTTGCCGCCATCTTCCAAGATGGTACGGCCGCCCATCACGCCGCCGGCGCCGGACAGGCTGCGGCTGACGGAAGCGGGCGAAAAGTAATCGGCAACGCCCTTCTTTTGCTCATCGGTGGTCACGTTCAGGAGCCAAAGCAGCAGGAAGAACGCCATCATCGCGGTCACGAAGTCGGCATACGCAACCTTCCACGCGCCGCCATGGGCGGAATGCACGCCCTTCTTGATCTTCTTGACGATGATCGGGCGATCGCCCTCGATACCGGCCATGGTTCAGAGCCCTGCGGTCGTCACACCGACTGCACTTTGCTAGTCGCTTCTTCCACTTCGTAGAAGGTCGGCCTGACATTCGACATCAGGGACTTGCGGGCGAACTCGACCGAGACGGCCGGCGCATAGCCCTGCAGGTGGGCCAGCAAGCCGGCCTTGATGCACATCAGGTATTTGCTGTCATGCTCCATCGTGGCCTTACAAGCGGCCGCAATCGGCGAGACGATGCCATAGGACATCAGAATGCCAAGGAAGGTGCCGACGAGCGCGCCACCGATCAGCTTGCCGAGCACTTCCGGCGGCTCACTGATCGAGCCCATGGTTTTGATAACGCCGAGCACTGCGGCGACGATGCCGAGCGCCGGGAAGCTTTCGCCAAAGGCGTTGATCGCGGACTGGGCGAGGTGATCTTCCTGATGGTGAACTTCAAGTTCCATATCCATCAGGGATTCCATCTCATGCGGGTTTTCGCTGCCCAGGGTCATCAGGCGCAGATAGTCGCAGAGGAAATCCATATTGTGATGGTCGGCCATGAATTTGGGAAACTGGGTGAAGAGCTTGCTCTCTTCCGGTTTCTCGATGTGCTGCTCCAGCGCCAGCATGCCTTTACTTTTGGCGAGCTTGAACGTGCTGTACAGCATCGACAGCAGTTCGAGATAATCGTCCTTGCTGTATTTCGGGCCTTTGAAAGCGGTCTTGAATCCATTCAGGCCGGCCTTCAGCACCGGCTTCGGGTTACCGACAATGAAAGCGCCAACGCCGGCACCGCCGATGATGACCAGCTCGAACGGCTGCCATAGCACCATGAGCTTGCCGCCCATGGCGACATAGCCGCCCAGCACGCAGCCCAGACCGACGATAGAGCCGATAATGATGAGCATTCAAAATCTCCATACCCACGCCACGATGGCTCGCAGACGCGAATCCGCCTGAGACGTGCAACCCGACCCTTCTTATCTTATGCGGGGGGTAA includes:
- a CDS encoding flagellar motor protein MotB, which encodes MAGIEGDRPIIVKKIKKGVHSAHGGAWKVAYADFVTAMMAFFLLLWLLNVTTDEQKKGVADYFSPASVSRSLSGAGGVMGGRTILEDGGKISSFGLPTVVIGPSSEKSDQPDQPQYDQRYPDARQPPPAPGTQGDRFPDPADAAQRGAGQQNQDGTGGGPEQVTDLQQIDAQAARERVAQAEAENFHELENQIRQAIRDNPQLSELSKQIVFDNTPEGFRIQLVDEEQSSMFPSGSSGMTDKTRRLMQQVAQAVSKLPNKLAISGNTDAQPFRGQGSYSNWELSADRANAARRAMIEAGVPSERIRQVTGNADQDPLIKDNPLDARNRRIAILLLSDVPKAAPGGNNTPGGNRSGGAGSNNSGGFTPGRVNPGALRNPAPPPPPPPGLNGPGSNSQIRVMPSR
- the motA gene encoding flagellar motor stator protein MotA codes for the protein MLIIIGSIVGLGCVLGGYVAMGGKLMVLWQPFELVIIGGAGVGAFIVGNPKPVLKAGLNGFKTAFKGPKYSKDDYLELLSMLYSTFKLAKSKGMLALEQHIEKPEESKLFTQFPKFMADHHNMDFLCDYLRLMTLGSENPHEMESLMDMELEVHHQEDHLAQSAINAFGESFPALGIVAAVLGVIKTMGSISEPPEVLGKLIGGALVGTFLGILMSYGIVSPIAAACKATMEHDSKYLMCIKAGLLAHLQGYAPAVSVEFARKSLMSNVRPTFYEVEEATSKVQSV